In a single window of the Anguilla rostrata isolate EN2019 chromosome 6, ASM1855537v3, whole genome shotgun sequence genome:
- the LOC135257114 gene encoding pleckstrin homology domain-containing family G member 3-like isoform X3 codes for MSLLARNKERGWGVSLDAVEIATARSSWDEPRFLIGLNRRISRWFGGVTSSILYKCVVKPAQGWFTESPRLSTASSVSVNDRRSAPSVLDYPTSLGSAFHDGQRPASLVSTVSSGSGSGLSQDGRSSDCSSAAFETATAVAQEGDRDVDLELSPAGGDEEQQSQLGLRAELGRLDPLLKTQQKNSDNVLGRVDRTRQRPLSPFAAMAPNPKLTYLDRVVMEILETERMYVRDLRSIVEDYLAHIIDTGDLPIRPEQVCALFGNIEDIYEFNSELLQSLDLCENDPVAIARCFVLKSEYFEIYTQYCTNYPNSVAALTDCMRNKTLAKFFRDRQASLKRSLPLGSYLLKPVQRILKYHLLLQEIAKHFDPEEEGYDVVEEAIYTMTGVAWYINDMKRKHEHAVRLQEVQSLLINWKGPDLTTYGELVLEGTFRVYRAKSERTLFLFDKMILITKKRGEHYVYKAHISCSTLMLIESAKDCLCFSVTHYKHPKQPHTVQAKTVEEKKLWAHHIKRLILENHHALIPQKAKEAILERDSIYLPKYRYSPERVKKALSNQSDDFPGTGRQGRRQSEPTKQITKIAKAILKRTDSDGALQANAWFVRPRDSVSTLGSSQGEPEDERPSVEEDEEDPGFRKDAYEQPMPSDSEEAGPGRGEGGAEQEAEGESDKDDVLMEGDQDEEGNDIMEENGVDRESGQSSGQEETCDPKEGRTLSEQGSVEEPLPQSSCPPGSTEKLEQDLPSTFEAVSMAAPIISAPSGLEECEPKEDQLDDGDKRMEMSPGPQPAEAKALSSEESSATEDEEDEEGEANASGCKPGSILPPSVLDQASVIAKHFTSSARRGSQIDEVRSLGCPSPRLPSRRGSTFSLGAEAQERPQRPNVTCLDDPPNLFAPDLASLSSGPDSPFEPERSEAHLRRDSTLSRQDQLLIGKIKSYYEHAEHHGASFTIKRRESLTYIPAGLVRNSVSRLNSIPKDDATCPKKRDSPDFASGPAPDLLSDPSDDPTSCTELDLPVLDKDQRPVKPACSEASGDEEEFRPSSEMIRVWQEMEKAHGGPRNPRQGFRTKGTSPHLPRRFLVTRGKPIVECSKPLLTFEESNQSIDNEEPAKDPKRQALGAGPGEEIRAKRAPIPKVIHLGSETAEELLLQDAEQAKNKVFQLARQYSQRIKFSKPLVRQRSQDTDILTSTNVHLPPVQEERSEKESKGKPNLTLPLAAYDQVVLRALALPAKVRSPSPPNTPSSVGSPRVPSPSRSSCRSPTSPVQSESFNWPDVRELRSMYAQRGPEDTQDGSAPVPAGRSRSMPEKMASVDSRRRSSCSSGCNVCQDAGTSTRDLSEPRAPRPRRPGDHDEGRARVCRAGSLDHQHSGLQLSDLRDLHNSELDTPGYYVSGHALLPDNRKVIVVERVAEATPLEDGTEPQRAEEGSRQLGAEPEGAEDSDGNYVQIRSPTSREKISIMAVIDRCRAYQESEEYRQRQEGGIRAETATRQGKDREQEQALSLSEQANNTQRINVSSGKKTDGGQNSVVKNLREKFLNLRSNT; via the exons GTGGGGTCACGAGCTCGATTCTTTACAAATGCGTTGTCAAACCAGCGCAGGGCTGGTTTACGG AATCCCCTCGGTTATCCACGGCTTCCTCCGTCAGTGTCAATGACCGAAGATCCGCACCCTCAGTACTGGACTACCCCACCTCGCTCGGCTCTGCTTTCCATGATGGCCAGCGCCCAGCAAGCCTAGTGTCCACCGTCTCgtcaggttcaggttcaggctTGTCCCAGGACGGACGCAGCTCAGACTGCAGCAGCGCTGCCTTCGAGACCGCCACGGCGGTCGCTCAGGAAGGCGACCGCGACGTTGACTTGGAGCTgagcccagcagggggcgacgaGGAGCAGCAATCGCAGCTTGGACTCAGGGCCGAACTGGGGCGGCTTGACCCTCTGCTTAAGACACAGCAGAAGAACAGTGATAACGTCCTGGGCCGGGTCGACAGGACACGCCAGCGCCCCCTCTCACCATTCGCAGCCATGGCACCCAACCCCAAGCTCACCTACTTGGACCGCGTCGTCATGGAGATCCTGGAGACGGAGCGGATGTATGTCCGGGATCTGCGAAGTATCGTGGAG GACTACCTGGCCCACATCATCGACACGGGAGACCTACCCATCCGACCCGAGCAGGTCTGCGCGCTCTTCGGGAACATCGAGGACATCTATGAGTTCAACAG TGAGTTGCTGCAGTCTCTGGACCTGTGTGAGAACGACCCCGTGGCCATTGCACGCTGCTTCGTACTCAAG AGCGAGTACTTCGAGATCTACACCCAGTACTGCACCAACTACCCCAA ctctgtggCTGCTCTGACAGACTGCATGAGGAATAAGACTCTGGCCAAGTTCTTCCGGGACCGGCAGGCCTCGCTCAAGCGCTCGTTACCGCTTGGCTCCTACCTGCTCAAGCCTGTTCAGAGGATCCTCAAATAccacctgctgctgcag GAGATCGCCAAGCACTTTGACCCAGAGGAAGAAGGCTATGACGTGGTGGAGGAGGCCATCTACACCATGACGGGCGTGGCCTGGTACATCAACGACATGAAGAGAAAACATGAGCACGCCGTGCGCCTGCAG GAGGTCCAGTCACTGCTCATTAACTGGAAGGGACCGGACCTAACCACCTACGGGGAGCTGGTGCTGGAGGGAACCTTCCGCGTCTACCGGGCAAAGAGCGAGAGGACGCTCTTCCTCTTTGACAAAATGATCCTCATCACCAAAAAGAGAGGGGAGCATTATGTCTACAAAGCGCATATCTCG TGCTCCACCCTGATGTTGATCGAGAGCGCCAAGGACTGTCTGTGCTTCAGCGTCACCCACTACAAGCACCCGAAACAGCCCCACACGGTGCAG GCAAAAACCGTTGAAGAAAAGAAGCTCTGGGCCCATCATATCAAGAGACTTATTTTGGAAAATCACCACGCCCTGATCCCACAGAAG GCGAAAGAAGCTATCTTGGAAAGGGACTCCATAT ACCTTCCAAAGTACCGGTATAGCCCTGAGAGGGTAAAGAAGGCGCTCTCCAACCAATCAGACGACTTTCCTGGCACTGGTCGTCAGGGGAGGAGGCAGTCAG AGCCTACGAAGCAGATCACCAAGATCGCCAAAG CCATTCTCAAG CGCACAGACAGCGACGGGGCCCTGCAGGCCAACGCGTGGTTCGTGCGGCCCCGCGATAGTGTCAGCACCCTTGGCTCCAGCCAAGGCGAGCCTGAGGATGAGAGGCCTAGCgtggaggaggatgaggaggatcCAGGTTTCAGGAAGGACGCTTACGAGCAGCCGATGCCTAGTGACAGCGAGGAGGCTGGCCCAGGcaggggagagggcggggctgagcaggaggctgagggagagagtgacaaGGACGATGTCCTAATGGAGGGGGACCAG GATGAAGAAGGGAATGACATAATGGAAGAGAATGGGGTTGACAGGGAGAGTGGCCAATCATCTGGTCAAGAGGAGACATGTGACCCAAAGGAGGGCAGGACCCTCTCAGAGCAG GGGTCTGTAGAAGAGCCACTTCCACAAAGCAGCTGTCCACCTGGGTCCACAGAGAAGCTTGAGCAAGACCTTCCCTCAACATTTGAAGCTGTATCCATGGCTGCCCCAATCATCAGTGCCCCTTCTGGCCTGGAGGAGTGTGAGCCAAAGGAGGACCAACTTGATGACGGGGACAAGAGGATGGAGATGTCACCCGGTCCCCAACCGGCAGAGGCTAAAGCCCTGAGCAGCGAGGAGTCATCGGCAACAGAAGATGAGGAGGACGAGGAAGGGGAGGCAAACGCTTCAGGGTGCAAGCCTGGCAGTATCCTAcccccctctgtgctggatcaGGCCAGTGTCATTGCTAAGCACTTCACCAGCAGTGCCCGGCGGGGTAGCCAGATTGACGAGGTGAGGTCCCTGGGCTGCCCTTCTCCCCGGCTGCCAAGTAGGCGTGGCAGCACCTTCAGTCTGGGTGCCGAAGCCCAGGAAAGGCCTCAGAGGCCTAACGTCACCTGCTTGGATGACCCACCCAACCTGTTTGCCCCAGACCTTGCCTCGCTCTCTTCAGGCCCCGATAGCCCCTTTGAACCAGAAAGGAGTGAAGCCCACCTGAGGCGGGACTCCACCCTCTCCCGGCAGGACCAGCTGCTCATCGGCAAGATAAAGAGCTATTACGAGCATGCTGAGCACCACGGCGCAAGCTTCACCATCAAGCGGCGTGAGAGTCTGACCTACATTCCTGCTGGCCTGGTCAGGAATTCTGTCAGCCGGCTCAACAGCATCCCCAAAGATGATGCCACCTGCCCAAAGAAGAGGGATAGTCCAGACTTTGCCTCTGGTCCTGCCCCAGACCTCTTGTCTGACCCTAGTGACGACCCCACCTCCTGTACAGAGTTAGACCTCCCAGTCCTAGACAAAGACCAGAGGCCAGTGAAGCCTGCTTGTTCAGAAGCCAGTGGGGATGAAGAAGAGTTCCGCCCTTCCTCTGAGATGATCCGGGTGTGGCAGGAAATGGAGAAGGCACACGGAGGACCCCGGAATCCCAGACAGGGTTTCAGAACCAAAGGCACCAGTCCCCATCTACCAAGGAGGTTCTTGGTTACTCGTGGGAAACCGATTGTAGAATGCTCAAAGCCTTTGCTGACCTTCGAGGAGTCCAACCAAAGCATAGATAATGAAGAGCCGGCCAAAGACCCCAAGCGCCAGGCTCTGGGTGCAGGACCAGGGGAGGAGATCAGAGCCAAAAGGGCCCCCATCCCCAAGGTTATACACCTGGGTTCTGAAACGGCTGAAGAGCTGCTCCTGCAGGATGCAGAGCAAGCTAAGAACAAAGTGTTCCAGTTAGCACGACAGTACAGTCAGAGGATCAAGTTCAGCAAGCCCCTGGTGCGGCAGCGTAGCCAGGACACGGACATCCTCACCAGCACCAATGTGCACCTCCCTCCTGTGCAGGAGGAACGGTCAGAGAAGGAGAGCAAAG GTAAACCCAACCTCACACTGCCCTTAGCCGCATACGACCAGGTGGTTCTGCGAGCGCTGGCCCTCCCTGCAAAGGTGAGGTCTCCCagcccccccaacaccccaagCTCGGTGGGGAGCCCCAGGGTCCCATCGCCCAGCCGGTCGTCCTGCAGGAGTCCAACCAGCCCTGTCCAGTCCGAGAGCTTCAACTGGCCCGACGTGCGCGAGCTACGCTCCATGTATGCACAGCGGGGGCCTGAAGACACGCAGGatggctccgcccccgtccCTGCAGGACGCAGCCGTTCCATGCCAGAGAAGATGGCCTCGGTCGATTCTAGGAGGCGCTCCAGCTGCTCCTCTGGCTGTAATGTCTGTCAAGATGCAGGCACAAGCACCAGGGACCTCTCTGAGCCACGGGCCCCCAGGCCCCGTCGTCCGGGGGACCATGATGAGGGACGTGCACGGGTGTGCAGGGCAGGCTCCCTGGACCACCAGCATAGCGGTCTGCAACTGAGCGACCTTCGTGACCTTCACAACTCGGAACTCGACACTCCTGGCTACTACGTCTCTGGGCACGCCCTCCTGCCCGACAATCGCAAGGTCATTGTTGTGGAGAGGGTCGCCGAGGCGACCCCGCTGGAGGATGGGACAGAGCCACAGCGGGCAGAGGAAGGCAGTCGGcagctgggggcggagccagaagGGGCTGAGGATTCAGACGGGAATTACGTGCAAATCCGCTCCCCCACCTCCCGGGAGAAAATATCCATCATGGCCGTCATTGATCGCTGCAGGGCCTACCAGGAGTCCGAGGAGTACCGACAGAGGCAGGAGGGTGGGATTAGGGCGGAGACAGCCACAAGGCaagggaaggacagagagcaagagcagGCCCTGTCTCTCAGTGAACAGGCAAACAACACCCAGAGAATCAATGTCAGCTCTGGAAAAAAGACTGATGGTGGGCAAAACAGTGTGGTAAAAAATTTAAGGGAAAAGTTCCTGAACTTGAGATCAAACACCTAA
- the LOC135257114 gene encoding pleckstrin homology domain-containing family G member 3-like isoform X4 → MPERSHSEAYDVPMGEESPRLSTASSVSVNDRRSAPSVLDYPTSLGSAFHDGQRPASLVSTVSSGSGSGLSQDGRSSDCSSAAFETATAVAQEGDRDVDLELSPAGGDEEQQSQLGLRAELGRLDPLLKTQQKNSDNVLGRVDRTRQRPLSPFAAMAPNPKLTYLDRVVMEILETERMYVRDLRSIVEDYLAHIIDTGDLPIRPEQVCALFGNIEDIYEFNSELLQSLDLCENDPVAIARCFVLKSEYFEIYTQYCTNYPNSVAALTDCMRNKTLAKFFRDRQASLKRSLPLGSYLLKPVQRILKYHLLLQEIAKHFDPEEEGYDVVEEAIYTMTGVAWYINDMKRKHEHAVRLQEVQSLLINWKGPDLTTYGELVLEGTFRVYRAKSERTLFLFDKMILITKKRGEHYVYKAHISCSTLMLIESAKDCLCFSVTHYKHPKQPHTVQAKTVEEKKLWAHHIKRLILENHHALIPQKAKEAILERDSIYLPKYRYSPERVKKALSNQSDDFPGTGRQGRRQSEPTKQITKIAKAILKRTDSDGALQANAWFVRPRDSVSTLGSSQGEPEDERPSVEEDEEDPGFRKDAYEQPMPSDSEEAGPGRGEGGAEQEAEGESDKDDVLMEGDQVADFASSMLEAISCWHYRARALLSIGVPTDEEGNDIMEENGVDRESGQSSGQEETCDPKEGRTLSEQGSVEEPLPQSSCPPGSTEKLEQDLPSTFEAVSMAAPIISAPSGLEECEPKEDQLDDGDKRMEMSPGPQPAEAKALSSEESSATEDEEDEEGEANASGCKPGSILPPSVLDQASVIAKHFTSSARRGSQIDEVRSLGCPSPRLPSRRGSTFSLGAEAQERPQRPNVTCLDDPPNLFAPDLASLSSGPDSPFEPERSEAHLRRDSTLSRQDQLLIGKIKSYYEHAEHHGASFTIKRRESLTYIPAGLVRNSVSRLNSIPKDDATCPKKRDSPDFASGPAPDLLSDPSDDPTSCTELDLPVLDKDQRPVKPACSEASGDEEEFRPSSEMIRVWQEMEKAHGGPRNPRQGFRTKGTSPHLPRRFLVTRGKPIVECSKPLLTFEESNQSIDNEEPAKDPKRQALGAGPGEEIRAKRAPIPKVIHLGSETAEELLLQDAEQAKNKVFQLARQYSQRIKFSKPLVRQRSQDTDILTSTNVHLPPVQEERSEKESKGKPNLTLPLAAYDQVVLRALALPAKVRSPSPPNTPSSVGSPRVPSPSRSSCRSPTSPVQSESFNWPDVRELRSMYAQRGPEDTQDGSAPVPAGRSRSMPEKMASVDSRRRSSCSSGCNVCQDAGTSTRDLSEPRAPRPRRPGDHDEGRARVCRAGSLDHQHSGLQLSDLRDLHNSELDTPGYYVSGHALLPDNRKVIVVERVAEATPLEDGTEPQRAEEGSRQLGAEPEGAEDSDGNYVQIRSPTSREKISIMAVIDRCRAYQESEEYRQRQEGGIRAETATRQGKDREQEQALSLSEQANNTQRINVSSGKKTDGGQNSVVKNLREKFLNLRSNT, encoded by the exons AATCCCCTCGGTTATCCACGGCTTCCTCCGTCAGTGTCAATGACCGAAGATCCGCACCCTCAGTACTGGACTACCCCACCTCGCTCGGCTCTGCTTTCCATGATGGCCAGCGCCCAGCAAGCCTAGTGTCCACCGTCTCgtcaggttcaggttcaggctTGTCCCAGGACGGACGCAGCTCAGACTGCAGCAGCGCTGCCTTCGAGACCGCCACGGCGGTCGCTCAGGAAGGCGACCGCGACGTTGACTTGGAGCTgagcccagcagggggcgacgaGGAGCAGCAATCGCAGCTTGGACTCAGGGCCGAACTGGGGCGGCTTGACCCTCTGCTTAAGACACAGCAGAAGAACAGTGATAACGTCCTGGGCCGGGTCGACAGGACACGCCAGCGCCCCCTCTCACCATTCGCAGCCATGGCACCCAACCCCAAGCTCACCTACTTGGACCGCGTCGTCATGGAGATCCTGGAGACGGAGCGGATGTATGTCCGGGATCTGCGAAGTATCGTGGAG GACTACCTGGCCCACATCATCGACACGGGAGACCTACCCATCCGACCCGAGCAGGTCTGCGCGCTCTTCGGGAACATCGAGGACATCTATGAGTTCAACAG TGAGTTGCTGCAGTCTCTGGACCTGTGTGAGAACGACCCCGTGGCCATTGCACGCTGCTTCGTACTCAAG AGCGAGTACTTCGAGATCTACACCCAGTACTGCACCAACTACCCCAA ctctgtggCTGCTCTGACAGACTGCATGAGGAATAAGACTCTGGCCAAGTTCTTCCGGGACCGGCAGGCCTCGCTCAAGCGCTCGTTACCGCTTGGCTCCTACCTGCTCAAGCCTGTTCAGAGGATCCTCAAATAccacctgctgctgcag GAGATCGCCAAGCACTTTGACCCAGAGGAAGAAGGCTATGACGTGGTGGAGGAGGCCATCTACACCATGACGGGCGTGGCCTGGTACATCAACGACATGAAGAGAAAACATGAGCACGCCGTGCGCCTGCAG GAGGTCCAGTCACTGCTCATTAACTGGAAGGGACCGGACCTAACCACCTACGGGGAGCTGGTGCTGGAGGGAACCTTCCGCGTCTACCGGGCAAAGAGCGAGAGGACGCTCTTCCTCTTTGACAAAATGATCCTCATCACCAAAAAGAGAGGGGAGCATTATGTCTACAAAGCGCATATCTCG TGCTCCACCCTGATGTTGATCGAGAGCGCCAAGGACTGTCTGTGCTTCAGCGTCACCCACTACAAGCACCCGAAACAGCCCCACACGGTGCAG GCAAAAACCGTTGAAGAAAAGAAGCTCTGGGCCCATCATATCAAGAGACTTATTTTGGAAAATCACCACGCCCTGATCCCACAGAAG GCGAAAGAAGCTATCTTGGAAAGGGACTCCATAT ACCTTCCAAAGTACCGGTATAGCCCTGAGAGGGTAAAGAAGGCGCTCTCCAACCAATCAGACGACTTTCCTGGCACTGGTCGTCAGGGGAGGAGGCAGTCAG AGCCTACGAAGCAGATCACCAAGATCGCCAAAG CCATTCTCAAG CGCACAGACAGCGACGGGGCCCTGCAGGCCAACGCGTGGTTCGTGCGGCCCCGCGATAGTGTCAGCACCCTTGGCTCCAGCCAAGGCGAGCCTGAGGATGAGAGGCCTAGCgtggaggaggatgaggaggatcCAGGTTTCAGGAAGGACGCTTACGAGCAGCCGATGCCTAGTGACAGCGAGGAGGCTGGCCCAGGcaggggagagggcggggctgagcaggaggctgagggagagagtgacaaGGACGATGTCCTAATGGAGGGGGACCAGGTAGCCGACTTTGCCAGCTCTATGCTGGAGGCCATCTCCTGCTGGCACTACAGGGCCAGGGCTTTGCTTTCCATTGGGGTGCCAACG GATGAAGAAGGGAATGACATAATGGAAGAGAATGGGGTTGACAGGGAGAGTGGCCAATCATCTGGTCAAGAGGAGACATGTGACCCAAAGGAGGGCAGGACCCTCTCAGAGCAG GGGTCTGTAGAAGAGCCACTTCCACAAAGCAGCTGTCCACCTGGGTCCACAGAGAAGCTTGAGCAAGACCTTCCCTCAACATTTGAAGCTGTATCCATGGCTGCCCCAATCATCAGTGCCCCTTCTGGCCTGGAGGAGTGTGAGCCAAAGGAGGACCAACTTGATGACGGGGACAAGAGGATGGAGATGTCACCCGGTCCCCAACCGGCAGAGGCTAAAGCCCTGAGCAGCGAGGAGTCATCGGCAACAGAAGATGAGGAGGACGAGGAAGGGGAGGCAAACGCTTCAGGGTGCAAGCCTGGCAGTATCCTAcccccctctgtgctggatcaGGCCAGTGTCATTGCTAAGCACTTCACCAGCAGTGCCCGGCGGGGTAGCCAGATTGACGAGGTGAGGTCCCTGGGCTGCCCTTCTCCCCGGCTGCCAAGTAGGCGTGGCAGCACCTTCAGTCTGGGTGCCGAAGCCCAGGAAAGGCCTCAGAGGCCTAACGTCACCTGCTTGGATGACCCACCCAACCTGTTTGCCCCAGACCTTGCCTCGCTCTCTTCAGGCCCCGATAGCCCCTTTGAACCAGAAAGGAGTGAAGCCCACCTGAGGCGGGACTCCACCCTCTCCCGGCAGGACCAGCTGCTCATCGGCAAGATAAAGAGCTATTACGAGCATGCTGAGCACCACGGCGCAAGCTTCACCATCAAGCGGCGTGAGAGTCTGACCTACATTCCTGCTGGCCTGGTCAGGAATTCTGTCAGCCGGCTCAACAGCATCCCCAAAGATGATGCCACCTGCCCAAAGAAGAGGGATAGTCCAGACTTTGCCTCTGGTCCTGCCCCAGACCTCTTGTCTGACCCTAGTGACGACCCCACCTCCTGTACAGAGTTAGACCTCCCAGTCCTAGACAAAGACCAGAGGCCAGTGAAGCCTGCTTGTTCAGAAGCCAGTGGGGATGAAGAAGAGTTCCGCCCTTCCTCTGAGATGATCCGGGTGTGGCAGGAAATGGAGAAGGCACACGGAGGACCCCGGAATCCCAGACAGGGTTTCAGAACCAAAGGCACCAGTCCCCATCTACCAAGGAGGTTCTTGGTTACTCGTGGGAAACCGATTGTAGAATGCTCAAAGCCTTTGCTGACCTTCGAGGAGTCCAACCAAAGCATAGATAATGAAGAGCCGGCCAAAGACCCCAAGCGCCAGGCTCTGGGTGCAGGACCAGGGGAGGAGATCAGAGCCAAAAGGGCCCCCATCCCCAAGGTTATACACCTGGGTTCTGAAACGGCTGAAGAGCTGCTCCTGCAGGATGCAGAGCAAGCTAAGAACAAAGTGTTCCAGTTAGCACGACAGTACAGTCAGAGGATCAAGTTCAGCAAGCCCCTGGTGCGGCAGCGTAGCCAGGACACGGACATCCTCACCAGCACCAATGTGCACCTCCCTCCTGTGCAGGAGGAACGGTCAGAGAAGGAGAGCAAAG GTAAACCCAACCTCACACTGCCCTTAGCCGCATACGACCAGGTGGTTCTGCGAGCGCTGGCCCTCCCTGCAAAGGTGAGGTCTCCCagcccccccaacaccccaagCTCGGTGGGGAGCCCCAGGGTCCCATCGCCCAGCCGGTCGTCCTGCAGGAGTCCAACCAGCCCTGTCCAGTCCGAGAGCTTCAACTGGCCCGACGTGCGCGAGCTACGCTCCATGTATGCACAGCGGGGGCCTGAAGACACGCAGGatggctccgcccccgtccCTGCAGGACGCAGCCGTTCCATGCCAGAGAAGATGGCCTCGGTCGATTCTAGGAGGCGCTCCAGCTGCTCCTCTGGCTGTAATGTCTGTCAAGATGCAGGCACAAGCACCAGGGACCTCTCTGAGCCACGGGCCCCCAGGCCCCGTCGTCCGGGGGACCATGATGAGGGACGTGCACGGGTGTGCAGGGCAGGCTCCCTGGACCACCAGCATAGCGGTCTGCAACTGAGCGACCTTCGTGACCTTCACAACTCGGAACTCGACACTCCTGGCTACTACGTCTCTGGGCACGCCCTCCTGCCCGACAATCGCAAGGTCATTGTTGTGGAGAGGGTCGCCGAGGCGACCCCGCTGGAGGATGGGACAGAGCCACAGCGGGCAGAGGAAGGCAGTCGGcagctgggggcggagccagaagGGGCTGAGGATTCAGACGGGAATTACGTGCAAATCCGCTCCCCCACCTCCCGGGAGAAAATATCCATCATGGCCGTCATTGATCGCTGCAGGGCCTACCAGGAGTCCGAGGAGTACCGACAGAGGCAGGAGGGTGGGATTAGGGCGGAGACAGCCACAAGGCaagggaaggacagagagcaagagcagGCCCTGTCTCTCAGTGAACAGGCAAACAACACCCAGAGAATCAATGTCAGCTCTGGAAAAAAGACTGATGGTGGGCAAAACAGTGTGGTAAAAAATTTAAGGGAAAAGTTCCTGAACTTGAGATCAAACACCTAA